A window from Citrus sinensis cultivar Valencia sweet orange chromosome 3, DVS_A1.0, whole genome shotgun sequence encodes these proteins:
- the LOC102621975 gene encoding serine/threonine-protein kinase MHK, giving the protein MERYKILEELGDGTCGCVYKAFNVETYEIVAVKKMKRKFYFWEECMNLREVKALRKLNHPNIIKLKEVVRENNELFFIFEYMEHNLYHIMRERQIPFSEGEIRSFMSQMLQGLAHMHRNGYFHRDLKPENLLVTNDVLKIADFGLARELSSMPPYTEYVSTRWYRAPEVLLQSSSYTPAIDMWAVGAILAELFTLSPIFPGDSEIDQLYKVCCILGAPDWTAFPEATNISRLISISYSEILPINLSDIIPNASMEAIDLIWQLCSWDPLRRPTADQALQHPFFNVETWVPYPLHDPLELRLNNMGSKPNLELNLWDFGTEPDDCFLGLTLAVKPSNLEMVHNVPQGMQEDILFCSDLKDHSEQTVFWSLLSPDQNRMRAPVESSLSLSFSSIQHPSTGVPQSAGYAITSLQPNLLDCPFLAVSSPLQQSHCL; this is encoded by the exons TGGAGAG GtataaaattttggaagaGCTTGGAGATGGTACTTGTGGTTGTGTATACAAGGCCTTCAATGTCGAAACGTACGAAATT GTTGCAGtcaaaaaaatgaagagaaaattctACTTTTGGGAAGAGTGTATGAATTTGCGAGAAGTTAAG GCGCTTCGTAAGCTGAATCATCCAAATATTATAAAGTTGAAGGAGGTTGTCAGGGAAAATAATGaactatttttcatttttgaatacATG GAACATAATCTTTACCATATAATGAGAGAACGACAAATACCATTTTCGGAGGGAGAGATTCGGAGCTTCATGTCTCAGATGCTGCAAGGACTTGCTCACATGCACAGGAATGGTTATTTTCATAGGGATTTAAAGCCTG aAAACTTGCTGGTAACAAATGATGTTCTCAAAATTGCTGACTTTGGACTTGCTAGAGAATTGTCATCAATGCCTCCATATACTGAATATGTTTCCACACGCTG GTACCGAGCTCCTGAAGTTTTGTTGCAGTCCTCATCTTACACTCCTGCAATAG ATATGTGGGCAGTTGGAGCAATATTAGCTGAGCTTTTCACCTTGTCTCCAATCTTCCCCGGCGACAG TGAAATTGATCAGTTGTACAAGGTATGCTGCATTCTTGGCGCCCCAGACTGGACTGCTTTTCCTGAGGCAACTAATATCTCTCGGTTGATCAGTATTAGTTATTCAGAG ATTTTACCTATCAACCTTTCTGACATCATTCCTAATGCTAGCATGGAAGCTATTGATTTGATCTGG CAACTTTGTTCGTGGGACCCTTTGAGGAGGCCAACTGCAGATCAAGCATTACAACATCCATTTTTCAAT GTTGAAACATGGGTCCCATACCCACTCCATGATCCACTTGAGCTCAGGCTAAATAACATGG GATCTAAGCCAAATCTTGAGCTGAATCTTTGGGACTTTGGCACTGAACCTGATGACTGTTTTCTTGGCTTAACACTGGCAGTCAAGCCCTCCAACTTgg AAATGGTCCATAATGTACCTCAAGGTATGCAAGAG GATATACTGTTTTGCTCTGATCTCAAAGATCATTCGGAACAGACAG TTTTTTGGTCTCTACTTTCTCCTGATCAAAACAGAATGCGCGCACCAGTTGAATCTTCCTTGTCTCTGTCATTCAG TTCAATCCAACATCCATCAACCGGAGTTCCACAATCAGCTGGATACGCAATCACATCATTACAGCCTAACCTCCTAGATTGTCCCTTTTTGGCTGTGTCTTCCCCCTTGCAGCAAAGTCACTGCCTTTGA
- the LOC102622275 gene encoding exosome complex component RRP41 homolog — MEFVSPEGLRLDGRRPTEMRQLRAEIGNVAKADGSAVFEMGNTKVIAAVYGPREVQNKSQQMIDQALVRCEYSMASFSTGDRMRKPKGDRRSTEISLVIRQTMEACILTHLMPRSQIDIFVQVLQADGGTRSACINAATLALQDAGIPMRDIVTSCSAGYLNSTPLLDLNYVEDSAGGPDVTVGILPTLDKVTLLQMDAKLPTNTFEDVMQLAIEGCKAVANYIREVLLENTKQLECRRGL, encoded by the exons ATGGAATTCGTGAGCCCTGAAGGACTTCGTTTGGACGGTCGCCGTCCGACTGAA ATGAGGCAACTTCGAGCAGAAATTGGTAACGTTGCTAAAGCTGACGG TTCTGCTGTGTTCGAAATGGGTAACACTAAAGTCATAGCTGCTGTTTATGGCCCTAGAGAG GTCCAAAATAAGAGCCAACAAATGATTGACCAAGCACTG GTACGCTGTGAGTACAGCATGGCTAGTTTTAGTACGGGGGATCGCATGAGAAAACCCAAGGGTGACAG GCGATCGACAGAAATATCTTTGGTTATTCGCCAGACTATGGAAGCGTGCATTTTGACCCACTTAATGCCTCGTTCCCAG ATAGATATTTTTGTACAAGTTCTCCAAGCAGATGGAG GGACAAGATCCGCATGTATTAATGCCGCAACATTAGCCCTTCAAGATGCTGGTATTCCAATGCGCGATATTGTTACTTCATGTAGTGCTGGATACCTCAATAGCACTCCTCTTCTTG ATTTGAATTATGTTGAAGATAGTGCTGGAGGCCCTGATGTCACTGTAGGTATTTTACCTACATTGGACAAAGTTACTCTTCTTCAG ATGGATGCCAAGTTACCCACAAATACCTTTGAAGATGTCATGCAACTTGCAATTGAAGGCTGTAAGGCAGTGGCAAATTACATTCGAGAA GTATTGCTAGAGAATACCAAGCAGTTGGAATGCCGCCGGGGTTTATGA